The following proteins are encoded in a genomic region of Nicotiana sylvestris chromosome 4, ASM39365v2, whole genome shotgun sequence:
- the LOC104227466 gene encoding uncharacterized protein, whose amino-acid sequence MACNGVVSGLCINDSFGDDELRAVLSRLEDDKDKEVFGLVCKRWLHIQSTERKKLCARAGPHMLRKIAARFTRLHELDLCQSVSRSFYPGVTDSDLSVIAAAFSCLKILSLQNCKGITDNGMAAIGSSLSSLQSLDVSYCRKITDKGLSAVAEGCRDLRTLHLAGCRFVSDSLLKALSKNCHSLEELGLQGCTNITNSGLSVLVEGCRRIKHLDINKCSNIGDIGISSVSKACSLTLKTLKLLDCYKVSDESILSLASYCKNLETLVIGGCRNISDESVKSLAAACSNSLRKLRMDWCLNITDSSLDCIISRCKKLEVLDIGCCEEVTDAAFQQLGSEDFMLGMKILKVSNCPKITLDGIKKLLKSCESLEYLDVRSCPLITKAGCEEAGLEFPESCKINFTGSLADPEELL is encoded by the exons ATGGCCTGCAACGGCGTCGTTTCAGGCCTTTGTATAAACGATAGCTTCGGCGACGACGAGCTTCGGGCCGTGTTATCTCGGCTCGAAGACGACAAAGACAAGGAAGTGTTCGGGCTGGTCTGTAAGCGGTGGCTTCATATTCAAAGCACTGAAAGGAAGAAACTTTGTGCTCGGGCCGGGCCTCATATGCTCCGTAAAATCGCGGCCCGATTTACTCGTTTGCATGAACTTGATCTTTGTCAGTCAGTTTCTAGATCTTTCTACCCTGGCGTTACGGATTCTGATCTTTCCGTTATTGCTGCTGCTTTCTCTTGCTTAAAAATCCTCAGTCTTCAGAACTGTAAAg GCATAACAGACAATGGAATGGCAGCAATCGGGTCCAGTCTCTCTTCTTTACAGTCTTTAGATGTATCCTACTGCAGAAAGATCACAGACAAGGGCCTCTCAGCTGTTGCTGAGGGTTGTCGTGATTTGAGAACCTTGCATCTTGCTGGCTGTAGATTTGTCTCAGACTCATTACTAAAAGCTCTCTCCAAGAACTGCCATAGTTTAGAAGAGCTGGGTTTGCAAGGATGCACCAACATTACCAACTCGGGTCTCTCTGTTTTGGTCGAAGGTTGCCGAAGAATAAAGCATTTAGACATTAACAAATGCAGCAACATTGGTGATATTGGGATATCTAGCGTGTCCAAAGCTTGTTCATTGACACTTAAGACATTGAAGTTGTTAGATTGCTACAAAGTTAGCGATGAATCAATCTTATCCTTGGCTAGCTACTGCAAAAATCTTGAGACACTCGTTATTGGTGGTTGCCGTAACATATCAGACGAGTCTGTGAAGTCACTGGCTGCTGCATGTAGTAATAGTCTTAGGAAACTGAGGATGGATTGGTGTTTGAACATTACAGACTCGTCATTGGACTGTATCATTTCCAGATGCAAAAAGCTTGAGGTTCTTGACATTGGCTGCTGTGAGGAGGTAACTGATGCTGCATTTCAACAATTAGGAAGCGAAGACTTTATGCTGGGGATGAAGATTTTGAAGGTCAGTAACTGTCCAAAGATCACTCTTGATGGAATTAAGAAGCTTCTGAAGTCATGTGAGTCTCTTGAATATCTAGACGTACGATCTTGTCCCCTAATAACTAAAGCAGGGTGTGAGGAGGCTGGACTTGAGTTTCCTGAATCTTGCAAAATAAACTTCACTGGGAGCTTAGCTGATCCAGAGGAGTTACTTTGA
- the LOC104228459 gene encoding putative GEM-like protein 8 — MKNLLSGHVVGGIPMSSAGCSLERQPKRLLSISAFQDHIRPSATSKNLSKIKQRKSVIGKMNKLGERMDCLAQGIREHVSLSPKLTEIVKGKLSLGAKILQVGGLERIFKQKFSARDSERLLKVSQCYLSTTTGPMAGLLFISTDKVAFCSERSIKLLSPTGNFLRIHYKVLIPLSKMKKAKESENMEKPSQKYIQLVTEDDFEFWFMGFLNHQKTLRYLQQPISSGSSKLRR, encoded by the exons ATGAAGAACTTACTCAGTGGACATGTGGTGGGTGGTATTCCCATGAGTTCAGCAGGATGCTCATTAGAAAGACAGCCAAAAAGACTATTGTCCATATCTGCTTTCCAAGACCATATTCGTCCATCTGCAACTTCAAAGAACTTGTCTAAAATAAAGCAAA GAAAATCTGTGATTGGTAAGATGAACAAACTTGGAGAACGGATGGATTGTCTTGCACAAGGCATCCGTGAGCATG TGAGCCTAAGCCCGAAGCTAACAGAAATTGTGAAGGGAAAATTGAGCCTTGGGGCAAAAATTCTTCAAGTAGGAGGGTTGGAGAGAATATTCAAGCAGAAGTTTAGTGCTAGAGATAGTGAAAGGCTATTGAAGGTTTCTCAATGCTATTTATCAACCACAACTGGTCCAATGGCAGGCCTTCTCTTCATCTCTACTGATAAGGTTGCTTTCTGCAGTGAGAGATCAATAAAGCTCTTATCTCCAACTGGAAATTTTCTTAGAATCCATTACAAG GTGTTGATCCCACTAAGTAAGAtgaagaaagcaaaagagagTGAAAATATGGAAAAGCCATCACAGAAGTATATACAGTTAGTTACAGAGGATGATTTTGAGTTCTGGTTTATGGGATTCCTCAATCATCAAAAGACTCTCAGATATCTGCAGCAGCCAATTTCATCAGGTTCAAGCAAGCTAAGAAGataa